From Eleftheria terrae, the proteins below share one genomic window:
- the fumC gene encoding class II fumarate hydratase — protein MSLATRIETDSMGPVEVLADRYWGAQTQRSIHHFPIGVARFKWQRPMIRALGLLKKAAAQANAELGELPEDLAQLIIRAADEVIDGRLDDHFPLVVFQTGSGTQSNMNANEVIANRAIELAGGVLGSKKPVHPNDHVNRGQSSNDTFPTAMYVATVEQLHQRVFPAVAALRNTLAAKAHEYRHLVKTGRTHLQDATPITLGQEIGAWVAQLDFGLAAVRAALPGLQELAIGGTAVGTGLNAHPLFGDRVAERLSELTGRSFQSAVDKFFALSAHDALVQASAALRTLAGGLMKLANDVRWLASGPRAGIGELRIPENEPGSSIMPGKVNPTQCEALTMVCVQVFGNDAAVAFAGSQGNFQLNVYKPVMVHNVLESIDLLADACHAFDAYCAQGLGPNEAVIDEHLERNLMLVTALNRHIGYDLAAQIAKRAHHEGLTLREAALATGQIAAEDYDRWINPLEMTRPG, from the coding sequence ATGTCTCTTGCCACTCGCATCGAAACCGACTCGATGGGTCCCGTCGAGGTGCTTGCCGACCGCTATTGGGGTGCACAAACCCAGCGGTCCATCCACCACTTCCCGATTGGTGTCGCCCGCTTCAAGTGGCAACGTCCGATGATCCGTGCCCTGGGCCTGCTGAAGAAGGCCGCCGCCCAAGCCAATGCCGAGCTGGGTGAACTCCCGGAAGACCTGGCCCAGCTCATCATCCGGGCGGCTGACGAAGTCATCGATGGCCGCCTCGACGATCACTTTCCGCTGGTGGTCTTCCAGACCGGCTCGGGCACGCAGTCGAACATGAACGCCAACGAGGTGATCGCCAACCGCGCCATCGAGCTGGCCGGTGGCGTGCTTGGCAGCAAGAAGCCGGTGCACCCCAACGACCATGTGAACCGCGGCCAGTCGTCCAACGACACGTTCCCGACCGCGATGTATGTAGCAACGGTCGAGCAGCTGCACCAGCGGGTGTTCCCCGCGGTGGCGGCGCTGCGCAACACGCTGGCTGCCAAGGCGCACGAATACCGCCACCTGGTGAAGACCGGGCGGACCCACCTGCAGGACGCGACCCCCATCACCCTCGGGCAGGAAATCGGTGCCTGGGTTGCCCAGCTTGACTTCGGTCTGGCTGCCGTCCGCGCTGCCTTGCCCGGGCTGCAGGAGCTGGCCATCGGCGGCACGGCCGTCGGCACGGGCCTGAACGCGCACCCCCTGTTCGGTGACCGGGTGGCGGAACGCTTGTCGGAACTCACGGGCCGGTCGTTCCAGTCTGCCGTCGACAAGTTCTTTGCCTTGTCGGCCCATGACGCACTGGTGCAGGCCTCGGCGGCCCTGCGTACGCTCGCCGGTGGCCTGATGAAGCTGGCAAACGACGTCCGCTGGCTGGCCAGCGGCCCGCGAGCCGGCATCGGTGAACTGCGCATTCCCGAGAACGAACCGGGCTCGTCCATCATGCCGGGCAAGGTCAACCCGACCCAGTGCGAGGCACTGACGATGGTCTGCGTCCAGGTGTTCGGCAACGATGCCGCGGTGGCCTTCGCCGGCTCACAGGGCAACTTCCAGCTGAATGTCTACAAGCCAGTGATGGTGCACAACGTGCTGGAGAGCATCGACTTGCTGGCCGACGCCTGCCATGCCTTCGATGCCTACTGTGCACAGGGCCTGGGGCCGAATGAGGCGGTGATTGACGAGCACCTCGAGCGCAACCTGATGCTAGTGACCGCCCTCAATCGCCATATCGGGTACGACCTCGCCGCGCAGATTGCCAAGCGGGCGCACCACGAGGGCCTGACCTTGCGCGAGGCTGCACTCGCTACCGGGCAGATCGCTGCCGAAGACTACGATCGGTGGATCAATCCGCTGGAGATGACGCGACCGGGCTGA
- a CDS encoding helical backbone metal receptor, which produces MSLRIASLVPSVTELLADLGLIPWLVARTGFCIHPRDGLAAVPKVGGTKDVNLAKLRRLAPSHVVVNVDENERPTVDALRAFVPNVIVTHPCGPQDNFALYRQMADIFGELPEVRSRAEALCAALQQALDTVVPLPPRNVLYCIWREPWMTVARDTYVSRMLALLGWQTLPALDGGPSGAARYPAFDWRDDWLGSVDEVLLSSEPYRFGPAHVEEVKARLAAEGRRAAVRLVDGEMLSWYGSRAIEGVRYLQRLAREPAG; this is translated from the coding sequence ATGAGCCTGCGCATTGCGTCCCTGGTGCCCTCGGTCACCGAGTTGCTGGCCGACCTCGGCCTGATCCCCTGGCTGGTGGCTCGCACCGGTTTCTGCATCCATCCTCGTGACGGCCTCGCCGCGGTACCCAAGGTGGGCGGGACCAAGGACGTCAACCTCGCCAAGTTGCGCCGCCTGGCGCCCAGCCATGTGGTGGTCAATGTCGACGAGAACGAGCGCCCGACGGTGGACGCCCTGCGCGCCTTCGTGCCCAACGTGATCGTCACGCATCCCTGCGGCCCGCAGGACAATTTTGCGCTGTACCGGCAGATGGCCGACATCTTCGGTGAGCTGCCCGAGGTGCGCTCTCGGGCCGAAGCCCTGTGCGCTGCGTTGCAGCAGGCGCTGGACACGGTGGTCCCCCTGCCGCCCCGGAATGTCTTGTATTGCATCTGGCGGGAGCCTTGGATGACCGTCGCGCGCGACACCTATGTGTCGCGCATGCTGGCCTTGCTCGGCTGGCAGACGCTGCCCGCGCTGGACGGCGGGCCGAGCGGCGCTGCCCGCTATCCGGCCTTTGATTGGCGGGACGACTGGCTGGGCAGCGTGGACGAGGTGTTGTTGAGCAGCGAACCCTATCGCTTCGGGCCCGCCCATGTCGAAGAGGTGAAGGCCCGGCTCGCCGCCGAAGGCCGGCGAGCCGCGGTGCGACTGGTCGATGGCGAAATGCTCAGCTGGTATGGCAGCCGCGCCATCGAAGGCGTGCGCTACCTCCAGCGTTTGGCACGCGAGCCAGCCGGCTGA
- a CDS encoding RNA recognition motif domain-containing protein, with amino-acid sequence MGNKLYVGNLAYSIRDEDLNEAFSQFGAVSSAKVMMDRDTGRSKGFGFVEMGSDAEAQSAINGMNGQALAGRAIVVNEARPREERPGGFGGPRGGGGGGGGFGGGRREGGFGGGGGGGGRGGFGGGGGGGRGGFGGGRGGY; translated from the coding sequence ATGGGCAACAAGCTTTATGTAGGCAACCTCGCCTATTCCATCCGTGACGAAGATCTGAACGAGGCCTTCTCCCAATTCGGGGCCGTCAGCTCTGCCAAGGTCATGATGGACCGTGACACCGGCCGCTCCAAAGGTTTCGGTTTCGTCGAAATGGGCTCCGATGCCGAAGCTCAATCCGCTATCAACGGCATGAACGGCCAAGCACTGGCAGGTCGCGCCATTGTCGTCAATGAAGCCCGTCCCCGTGAAGAGCGTCCGGGCGGCTTCGGCGGCCCGCGTGGCGGCGGCGGCGGTGGTGGCGGCTTCGGCGGCGGCCGTCGTGAAGGCGGCTTCGGCGGTGGCGGCGGCGGTGGTGGCCGCGGCGGCTTCGGCGGCGGTGGCGGCGGCGGCCGTGGTGGCTTCGGCGGTGGCCGTGGCGGCTACTAA
- a CDS encoding zinc ribbon domain-containing protein, which produces MSISQKIRSADALLNCLDAVRNGPALGLLLATFSISGLLLAMTQQADARGQTLPSLLYGLLALAAAFYGGNAAGIVIMDDAKGRPRRSAGEALKAAMSTAHRLLGVLVLAALGYGLGALAISVVLVVCKTPLFGPLAFTLVMPVAVVICGIALLALPTIIMPLAAPAVWDGASTLQCASRLLIIARERLLGVVVMMLVVGVLTWLVGGMVGFVVKTGGHAVARLAGMVLGEDAALNQMMAGLFGLGLRSLASAGVPVSSPYAVAALIGGGVVFAVSLVLPSLVYLRGACAVYLSHVDAALAYEQPAAFRKTDAQEPPPPPVSSPARPVVGRGILAPPPQPSGLDTTITMARSPLATERGAARGVDVDLLLDDLQPPACAVCGHPVQREDRFCGVCGAPQPPRE; this is translated from the coding sequence ATGTCCATCAGCCAGAAGATCCGTTCCGCAGACGCCTTGTTGAATTGCCTGGACGCTGTCCGGAACGGTCCGGCCCTCGGGCTGTTGCTGGCGACGTTCTCGATCTCGGGGTTGCTGCTGGCGATGACCCAGCAGGCCGACGCCCGTGGACAGACATTGCCCAGCCTGCTGTACGGCTTGCTGGCCCTGGCGGCCGCCTTCTACGGCGGCAATGCGGCCGGCATCGTCATCATGGATGACGCCAAGGGGCGCCCTCGCCGCTCCGCGGGGGAAGCGCTGAAAGCGGCGATGAGCACCGCTCACCGGTTGCTGGGCGTCCTGGTGCTGGCGGCCCTCGGCTACGGCCTCGGTGCGCTGGCCATCTCGGTGGTGCTGGTGGTCTGCAAGACGCCGCTGTTCGGGCCCTTGGCGTTCACCCTGGTGATGCCCGTGGCCGTGGTGATCTGTGGCATCGCGCTGCTGGCGCTGCCCACCATCATCATGCCGCTCGCGGCGCCGGCCGTCTGGGACGGTGCCAGCACCCTTCAGTGCGCCAGCCGGCTGCTGATCATTGCGCGGGAGCGCTTGCTCGGCGTGGTGGTGATGATGCTGGTCGTCGGTGTCCTGACCTGGTTGGTGGGCGGCATGGTCGGTTTTGTCGTCAAGACCGGCGGCCATGCGGTGGCCCGGCTGGCCGGCATGGTGCTGGGCGAGGATGCGGCCCTCAACCAGATGATGGCCGGGCTGTTCGGCCTGGGCCTGCGCAGCCTGGCCAGTGCCGGCGTGCCGGTGAGCAGCCCCTATGCCGTGGCGGCCCTGATCGGCGGCGGGGTGGTGTTTGCGGTCAGCCTGGTGCTGCCCAGCCTGGTCTATTTGCGGGGCGCTTGTGCGGTCTACCTGTCGCACGTGGATGCGGCCTTGGCCTACGAGCAGCCGGCTGCCTTCCGCAAGACCGATGCGCAGGAGCCGCCGCCGCCCCCGGTTTCCTCCCCGGCCCGTCCGGTGGTGGGGCGCGGCATCCTGGCGCCGCCGCCTCAACCCAGCGGGCTGGACACCACCATCACCATGGCGCGTTCGCCGCTGGCCACGGAACGGGGCGCTGCCCGGGGCGTGGACGTCGATCTGCTGCTCGATGACCTGCAGCCGCCCGCCTGCGCGGTGTGTGGCCACCCGGTGCAGCGTGAAGACCGCTTCTGCGGCGTCTGTGGCGCACCGCAGCCGCCGCGCGAATGA
- the lptC gene encoding LPS export ABC transporter periplasmic protein LptC gives MSEARRRVVLAPAAPRGTVRAQPGLRWLDQLWSYLPLLLLALLAAGTYWLVKHTPVPEGPQAELPARHEPDYQMNRFSVQHFTASGRPRTLLEGRELRHYPDTDTLEIDEVRMRSVDEQGRVTLATARRALSNAEGTEIRLMGSAHVVREAAGPQDEAANRRLEFSGEFLHIFTEEERVESHLPVTLRQGEMEVRGASLRYSHREQLLELKGAVRGMLPPQR, from the coding sequence ATGAGTGAGGCGCGCAGGCGGGTGGTGCTGGCACCGGCAGCACCGCGGGGAACGGTGCGGGCACAGCCGGGCCTGCGCTGGCTGGACCAACTGTGGAGCTACCTGCCACTGCTGCTGCTGGCGCTGCTGGCGGCCGGCACCTACTGGCTGGTCAAGCACACACCGGTGCCCGAAGGTCCGCAGGCCGAACTGCCCGCCAGGCACGAGCCGGACTACCAGATGAACCGCTTCTCGGTGCAGCACTTCACCGCCTCGGGCCGGCCGCGCACCTTGCTGGAAGGGCGCGAGCTGCGCCACTATCCCGACACCGACACGTTGGAGATCGACGAGGTCCGCATGCGTTCGGTCGACGAGCAGGGCCGTGTCACGCTGGCCACCGCCCGGCGTGCCTTGTCGAACGCCGAGGGCACCGAAATTCGCCTGATGGGCAGCGCCCATGTGGTGCGGGAGGCGGCCGGGCCCCAGGACGAGGCGGCCAACCGGCGCCTCGAGTTCAGCGGCGAGTTCCTGCACATCTTCACCGAGGAAGAGCGCGTCGAGTCCCACCTGCCGGTCACGCTGCGCCAGGGCGAGATGGAGGTGCGGGGCGCTTCACTGCGCTACTCGCATCGGGAGCAGCTGCTCGAATTGAAGGGCGCGGTGCGTGGCATGTTGCCGCCGCAGCGCTGA
- the tldD gene encoding metalloprotease TldD: MISREPTLERLAIAKSLLLDPFGLDEAKLAQALRVIGEHRIDDADLYFQYTRSEGWSLEEGIVKSGSFGIDQGVGVRAVAGEKTAFAYSDDISLDALLDAARTVRTIAASGQSRRVKVGGPAQVAGSRTLYGPMDPIATLDSTQKVALLERVEKLARARDPRIVQVMAGLMGEYDVVMVARADGTLAADVRPLVRLSVTVIAEQNGRREVGSGGGGGRFGLGYFHDSVIESYVDDAVNAALTNLESRPAPAGEMTVVLGPGWPGVLLHEAVGHGLEGDFNRKGSSAFSGRMGQRVAAKGVTVLDDGTLPDRRGSLNVDDEGNASQRNVLIEDGILRGYIQDAMNARLMKVKPTGNGRRESYAHIPMPRMTNTYMLAGDKTRDEIVASIKKGLYATNFGGGQVDITSGKFVFSASEAYWVENGRIQYPVKGATIIGNGPDALTRVSMIGNDLQLDTGVGTCGKEGQSVPVGVGQPTLRIDGLTVGGTA, from the coding sequence ATGATCTCGCGCGAACCCACCCTCGAACGACTGGCGATTGCGAAGTCGCTGCTGCTGGACCCCTTTGGCCTCGACGAGGCCAAACTCGCGCAGGCCCTGCGCGTGATCGGCGAGCACCGCATCGACGATGCCGACCTCTACTTCCAGTACACCCGCAGCGAGGGCTGGAGCCTGGAAGAGGGCATCGTCAAATCGGGCAGCTTCGGCATCGACCAGGGCGTTGGTGTGCGGGCCGTGGCGGGCGAGAAGACCGCCTTTGCCTACTCCGACGACATTTCGCTCGACGCGCTGCTGGATGCCGCCCGCACGGTGCGTACCATTGCCGCGAGCGGGCAGAGCCGGCGGGTCAAGGTGGGGGGCCCGGCGCAGGTCGCTGGCAGCCGCACGCTGTATGGTCCGATGGATCCGATTGCCACCTTGGACAGCACGCAGAAGGTGGCCCTGCTCGAGCGCGTGGAGAAACTGGCCCGGGCCCGCGATCCGCGCATCGTGCAGGTCATGGCCGGCTTGATGGGCGAATACGATGTGGTGATGGTGGCGCGCGCCGACGGCACCCTGGCCGCCGATGTTCGCCCGCTGGTGCGCTTGTCGGTCACCGTGATCGCCGAACAGAACGGCCGTCGCGAGGTCGGCTCCGGCGGTGGCGGGGGGCGCTTCGGCCTTGGCTATTTCCATGATTCGGTGATCGAGTCCTATGTGGACGATGCGGTCAATGCGGCCTTGACGAACCTCGAGAGCCGGCCGGCCCCGGCTGGCGAGATGACGGTGGTGCTCGGCCCCGGCTGGCCCGGCGTGCTGCTGCACGAGGCGGTCGGCCATGGTCTCGAAGGCGACTTCAACCGCAAGGGTTCGAGCGCTTTTTCCGGCCGCATGGGCCAGCGGGTGGCAGCCAAAGGCGTGACCGTGCTGGATGACGGCACGCTGCCGGACCGCCGTGGCTCCTTGAACGTGGACGACGAAGGCAATGCCTCGCAGCGCAATGTGTTGATCGAGGACGGCATCCTGCGCGGCTACATCCAGGACGCGATGAACGCCCGTCTGATGAAGGTGAAGCCCACCGGTAACGGCCGGCGCGAGAGCTACGCCCACATCCCGATGCCCCGCATGACGAACACCTACATGCTTGCCGGGGACAAGACGCGCGATGAGATCGTCGCAAGCATCAAGAAGGGCCTGTACGCCACCAACTTCGGCGGCGGCCAGGTCGACATCACCAGTGGCAAGTTCGTCTTCTCGGCCAGCGAGGCCTACTGGGTCGAGAACGGCCGCATCCAGTATCCGGTGAAGGGGGCCACCATCATCGGCAACGGTCCCGATGCGCTCACACGGGTCAGCATGATCGGCAACGACCTGCAGTTGGACACGGGTGTGGGCACCTGCGGCAAGGAAGGGCAGAGCGTGCCGGTCGGGGTGGGCCAGCCGACCCTGCGCATCGACGGCCTCACCGTCGGCGGCACCGCCTGA
- a CDS encoding KpsF/GutQ family sugar-phosphate isomerase, producing the protein MKSKIGFDPAHAVALARETLDIEAAALLGLKNRLGDAFARAVELVLQCEGRVVVMGMGKSGHVGRKIAATLASTGTPAMFVHPAEASHGDLGMITAHDLVLAISNSGESDELTAILPVLKRLSIPLLALTGRAESTLARHAEVVLDTSVAKEACPLNLAPTASTTVQMALGDALAVALLDARGFKEEDFARSHPGGALGRKLLTHVRDVMRSGAAVPQVLHTTPFTEMMREMSAKGLGATAVVDEQGRVQGIFTDGDLRRQIERGRDLRMLTAADVMTRNPRQVRDDALAVEAADLMEEARITSVLVVDAAGQLVGALNFNDLMRAKVI; encoded by the coding sequence CTGAAATCGAAGATCGGTTTCGATCCTGCCCATGCGGTGGCGCTGGCGCGCGAGACGCTGGACATCGAGGCGGCCGCACTGCTTGGCCTGAAGAACCGGCTGGGCGACGCCTTCGCCCGGGCGGTGGAACTGGTGCTGCAGTGCGAGGGCCGCGTGGTGGTCATGGGCATGGGCAAGAGCGGCCATGTCGGCCGCAAGATCGCTGCCACCCTGGCGTCCACCGGCACGCCGGCGATGTTCGTGCATCCGGCGGAGGCCAGCCATGGCGACCTGGGCATGATCACGGCGCACGACCTGGTCCTGGCCATCTCCAATTCCGGCGAGAGCGACGAGCTGACCGCCATCCTGCCGGTGCTCAAGCGGCTGTCCATCCCGCTGCTGGCGCTCACCGGCCGGGCGGAGTCCACCCTGGCCCGGCATGCCGAGGTGGTGCTCGACACCTCGGTGGCCAAGGAAGCCTGCCCGCTGAACCTGGCACCCACGGCCAGCACGACGGTGCAGATGGCGCTGGGCGACGCGCTGGCGGTGGCCCTGCTGGACGCTCGTGGCTTCAAGGAGGAGGACTTCGCCCGCTCCCACCCGGGCGGTGCGCTGGGCCGCAAGCTGTTGACCCATGTGCGTGACGTCATGCGCAGCGGGGCGGCGGTGCCCCAGGTGCTGCACACCACGCCTTTCACCGAGATGATGCGCGAGATGTCGGCCAAGGGCCTTGGCGCCACCGCGGTGGTGGACGAGCAGGGCCGCGTGCAGGGCATCTTCACCGACGGTGACCTGCGCCGCCAGATCGAGCGCGGCCGCGACCTGCGCATGCTGACCGCGGCCGACGTGATGACCCGCAACCCGCGGCAGGTGCGCGACGATGCGCTGGCCGTCGAGGCGGCCGACCTGATGGAGGAGGCTCGCATCACCTCGGTGCTGGTGGTCGATGCGGCCGGGCAGCTGGTCGGTGCGCTGAACTTCAACGACCTGATGCGTGCGAAGGTGATCTGA
- a CDS encoding zinc ribbon domain-containing protein, protein MSLTCPKCGTDNRDKARFCRGCGASLAGVVAGAAPAAAPEAPAAAALKPCPACGTPNDAAARQCRVCGSALEAAAAAPPAPSIDELLGLGAPTAPAPGMPAAPAVDPLPDDPFAGLPEAAPLAQAPRPAAEPAPVTASVPPSISEPAAASPTPVAAVASTGDAPPPAFQPTEPAPAPAPEASAKAAPAARSKMPAAALYLTLAVLLVGAAIWLLVKSPKAPEPVAPPEATVAAPPPVASAPPAVAEPAPPQAEPQAQAAASEAVVVPEVAASEALPPVAEASAPLASGNPLAGLSGAPAATPPAPPVEATAKPADDAKKAEAEAKAKARAEARAKAKAEAEAKARTEAARQAALKAEQAKQAAARAAAAPPPPAEPAVPQEVCGGRVFIALFSCLKSECQKPGNARHPRCVEFLEQERRHQERSQFR, encoded by the coding sequence ATGAGTTTGACTTGCCCGAAGTGCGGTACCGACAACCGCGACAAGGCCCGCTTCTGCCGTGGATGTGGCGCGTCGCTGGCCGGTGTCGTTGCGGGCGCCGCGCCGGCGGCTGCACCGGAAGCGCCGGCCGCCGCTGCACTGAAGCCGTGTCCGGCCTGCGGAACGCCGAATGACGCCGCTGCACGGCAATGCCGGGTTTGCGGCAGCGCCTTGGAGGCGGCGGCCGCGGCACCGCCGGCGCCGTCGATCGATGAGCTGCTCGGTCTTGGCGCCCCGACCGCGCCCGCGCCGGGCATGCCGGCCGCGCCTGCAGTCGACCCGCTGCCGGACGACCCCTTCGCCGGCCTGCCCGAGGCGGCTCCCCTGGCCCAGGCACCCCGCCCGGCTGCCGAACCGGCGCCCGTGACGGCGTCGGTACCGCCCTCTATCAGTGAACCGGCGGCTGCCTCGCCGACACCGGTGGCCGCTGTTGCCTCGACGGGCGACGCGCCCCCGCCCGCTTTCCAGCCGACCGAACCGGCCCCGGCACCGGCCCCGGAGGCGTCGGCCAAGGCAGCACCCGCCGCCCGGAGCAAGATGCCGGCGGCGGCGCTGTACCTGACGTTGGCGGTGTTGCTGGTGGGCGCGGCGATCTGGCTGTTGGTGAAGAGCCCCAAGGCACCGGAACCGGTGGCGCCGCCCGAGGCAACGGTCGCCGCGCCACCGCCCGTGGCGTCCGCCCCGCCTGCGGTGGCCGAGCCCGCGCCGCCACAGGCCGAGCCGCAGGCCCAGGCGGCGGCTTCGGAAGCGGTGGTGGTGCCGGAGGTCGCGGCCAGCGAGGCCTTGCCGCCAGTGGCGGAAGCATCGGCACCCCTTGCTTCCGGCAATCCCTTGGCCGGCCTGTCCGGGGCCCCTGCGGCCACGCCGCCAGCGCCACCGGTCGAAGCGACGGCCAAGCCGGCGGACGACGCGAAGAAGGCGGAAGCCGAAGCCAAGGCGAAGGCCCGTGCCGAAGCGCGCGCCAAAGCCAAAGCCGAGGCCGAGGCCAAGGCGCGCACCGAGGCGGCTCGCCAGGCTGCGCTCAAGGCCGAGCAAGCCAAGCAGGCCGCCGCTCGCGCTGCGGCCGCGCCCCCGCCGCCGGCCGAGCCGGCCGTGCCGCAGGAAGTCTGTGGGGGACGGGTCTTCATCGCGCTGTTCAGCTGCCTCAAGAGCGAATGCCAGAAGCCGGGCAATGCCCGTCATCCCCGCTGTGTCGAGTTTCTTGAGCAGGAGCGGCGCCACCAGGAGCGGAGCCAGTTCCGTTGA
- a CDS encoding SDR family oxidoreductase, which yields MNQALVYITGASSGIGQALAARYYAAGWRLALVARRAAEIEAWCAAQGFDPGRWAVYGADVRQVDSIVAAGRACIERQGVPDVVIANAGISVGIDTSQYADLEVMRQTFETNNLGMAATFHPFIDPMRARGSGVLVGIASVAAIRGLPGHGAYCASKAAVVSYCESLRGELRPSGVRVVTVAPGYIDTPLTRGNRYSMPFLMSAETFADRAFRVIASGASYRVIPWQMGLLTKLMRIVPNWLFDRAVAGRGRKRRQGE from the coding sequence ATGAACCAAGCCCTCGTCTACATCACCGGTGCCTCCAGCGGCATCGGTCAGGCCCTGGCGGCGCGCTACTACGCCGCTGGCTGGCGGCTGGCCCTGGTGGCCCGGCGTGCGGCCGAGATCGAGGCCTGGTGCGCGGCACAGGGCTTCGACCCGGGGCGCTGGGCCGTCTACGGGGCGGACGTGCGCCAGGTCGACAGCATCGTCGCCGCCGGCCGTGCCTGCATCGAGCGGCAGGGCGTGCCGGATGTGGTGATTGCCAATGCCGGCATCAGCGTCGGCATCGACACCTCGCAATATGCCGACCTCGAAGTCATGCGGCAGACTTTCGAGACCAACAACCTCGGCATGGCAGCCACCTTCCATCCCTTCATCGACCCCATGCGCGCACGCGGCTCGGGCGTCTTGGTGGGCATCGCCAGCGTGGCGGCCATCCGTGGCCTGCCGGGCCATGGCGCCTACTGCGCCAGCAAGGCCGCCGTGGTCAGCTACTGCGAGAGCCTGAGGGGCGAACTCAGGCCGTCCGGGGTGCGCGTCGTGACTGTCGCGCCAGGCTACATCGACACGCCGCTGACGCGCGGGAACCGCTATTCCATGCCCTTCCTGATGAGCGCGGAGACCTTCGCCGACCGTGCCTTTCGCGTCATCGCATCGGGCGCCAGCTACCGGGTCATCCCGTGGCAGATGGGCCTGCTGACGAAGCTGATGCGTATCGTGCCCAACTGGCTGTTCGACCGCGCGGTGGCTGGCCGCGGCCGCAAGCGCCGTCAGGGCGAGTGA
- a CDS encoding DinB family protein has product MSDLSFFLCAWARNNRWANHRLLQACVELDAVAFTARRTSFFPSIKATLNHILTVDWYYVDAMERALQGRVPNESAAAFFEPAEPFDRCPGLAQAQEAVDQRLLAVCEALDDARLRLMVDVPRSAGICPERMDRLLAHLFQHQIHHRGQVHAMLAGTDVAPPQLDEFFCASDRSLRADDLTALGWDEAGLWKR; this is encoded by the coding sequence ATGTCGGACCTCAGCTTTTTCCTCTGCGCCTGGGCCCGCAACAACCGCTGGGCCAACCACCGCCTGCTGCAGGCCTGCGTGGAGCTCGATGCAGTGGCCTTCACGGCCAGGCGCACGAGTTTCTTCCCGTCGATCAAGGCTACCCTGAACCACATCCTGACGGTGGACTGGTACTACGTGGATGCGATGGAGCGGGCGCTGCAGGGCCGTGTGCCGAACGAGTCCGCCGCTGCCTTCTTCGAGCCGGCCGAGCCGTTTGACCGATGCCCTGGGCTGGCCCAGGCCCAGGAAGCGGTCGACCAGCGCCTGCTGGCCGTGTGCGAGGCACTCGATGACGCGCGCCTGCGGCTGATGGTCGATGTGCCGCGGTCGGCTGGCATCTGCCCGGAGCGCATGGACCGGCTGCTGGCCCATCTGTTCCAGCACCAGATCCATCATCGTGGCCAGGTGCATGCCATGCTGGCCGGGACGGATGTCGCCCCTCCGCAGCTTGACGAGTTTTTCTGCGCCAGCGATCGGTCGCTACGCGCCGATGACCTGACAGCCCTGGGGTGGGACGAGGCGGGGTTGTGGAAGCGCTGA
- a CDS encoding KdsC family phosphatase, with protein sequence MRPLEPHLNFAPELLLPAQGVRAAVFDVDGVLTDARIYIGESGELFKAFNTLDGHGLKLLARAGITPVVVTGRDSPAVRRRVADLGLQHACYGVHDKLAVTEQLLGQLQLDWSQLAVIGDDWPDLPLMVRAAFACAPAGAHVEARAAAHYVTQAEGGHGAAREFCDLLLCAQGRYASLLHSHLQTLDDGRSA encoded by the coding sequence ATGCGTCCCCTGGAGCCCCATCTGAACTTTGCGCCCGAGCTGCTGCTGCCGGCGCAGGGCGTGCGTGCCGCGGTGTTCGACGTCGACGGCGTCTTGACCGATGCCCGCATCTACATCGGCGAGAGCGGCGAGCTCTTCAAGGCCTTCAATACGCTGGACGGCCACGGCCTGAAGCTGCTGGCTCGTGCCGGCATTACGCCGGTGGTGGTGACCGGCCGCGACTCGCCGGCGGTGCGCCGGCGGGTGGCCGATCTCGGCCTGCAACATGCCTGCTACGGCGTGCATGACAAGCTGGCCGTGACCGAGCAGCTGCTTGGTCAGCTGCAGCTCGACTGGTCGCAGTTGGCGGTGATCGGCGACGACTGGCCGGACCTGCCGCTCATGGTGCGTGCCGCGTTCGCCTGCGCGCCGGCCGGCGCGCATGTCGAGGCAAGGGCTGCGGCGCACTACGTGACGCAGGCCGAGGGTGGCCACGGCGCAGCCCGTGAGTTCTGCGACTTGCTGCTGTGTGCCCAGGGCCGCTATGCCAGCCTGTTGCACAGCCACCTCCAGACCCTGGACGACGGACGCAGCGCATGA